In Haloterrigena turkmenica DSM 5511, a single genomic region encodes these proteins:
- the gvpA gene encoding gas vesicle protein GvpA, which translates to MAASSGRRPDSSSLAEVLDRILDKGVVIDVWARVSVVGIELLTIEARVVVASVDTFLHYAEEIAKIEQATAEGDLEELEELEVEPRPESSPESATQ; encoded by the coding sequence ATGGCAGCATCATCAGGTCGGAGACCCGACTCCTCGAGTCTCGCAGAGGTACTGGATCGCATCCTCGACAAGGGCGTCGTCATCGACGTCTGGGCACGGGTCTCGGTCGTCGGGATCGAGCTCCTGACGATCGAGGCCCGCGTCGTCGTCGCGAGCGTCGACACCTTCCTCCACTACGCGGAGGAGATCGCAAAAATTGAGCAAGCGACGGCAGAGGGCGACCTCGAGGAGTTAGAGGAGCTCGAGGTCGAACCGCGTCCG